The Pygocentrus nattereri isolate fPygNat1 chromosome 17, fPygNat1.pri, whole genome shotgun sequence genome window below encodes:
- the LOC119265739 gene encoding cation channel sperm-associated protein 3-like — MRIFPQIIQQLRMSLSDSDYVVTKDKSSSLTFLQIYLTTLRHQDTTLARLQQIYEEMLEVLSELLELQQEDQREEKDDRAAP, encoded by the exons ATGAGAATTTTCCCTCAGATCATTCAGCAGCTCAGAAtgtctctgtctgactctgacTACGTTGTCACGAAGGATAAGAGCAGCAGTTTGACATTTTTACAGATCTATTTGACTACGCTGCGACACCAAGACACCACTCTGGCCCg gttGCAGCAGATCTATGAAGAAATGCTGGAGGTCCTCAGTGAGCTGCTGGAGCTACAGCAGGAAGACCAGAGGGAGGAAAAGGACGACAGAGCTGCACCGTGA